Proteins encoded within one genomic window of Brachybacterium sp. P6-10-X1:
- a CDS encoding RimK family alpha-L-glutamate ligase, whose translation MTRIGLVVTDPTTFTAADPHLDAAPLREALRRRGADAELTVWHDETVDWAAFDLLVLRSPWDYAGRPAQFAAWLERVDALTAVLNEPELVRWNMDKRYLAQLEGVGVPVVPTSYHHEMSTLETALTSQAASTPHVVVKPTVGAGARHTGLFARHSPAALELGRAILTEGGVVMLQPEVPELSEGREKALYVVDGQVTHAIAKGALLQRGGGLRGGAYQESPVVLEATAQEQAFAGTVLAAVEEVTGLPLPLYGRIDTVDSAPHGLVLLEAELFEPLFNLQLVPEVTEIFADAILARG comes from the coding sequence ATGACCCGCATCGGCCTCGTCGTCACCGATCCCACGACCTTCACCGCGGCCGATCCCCATCTCGACGCGGCGCCGCTGCGCGAGGCGCTCCGGCGTCGCGGTGCGGACGCCGAACTCACCGTCTGGCACGACGAGACCGTGGACTGGGCCGCCTTCGACCTGCTCGTGCTCCGCAGCCCCTGGGACTACGCCGGGCGGCCCGCGCAGTTCGCGGCCTGGCTGGAGCGGGTCGATGCGCTCACCGCCGTGCTCAACGAGCCCGAGCTGGTGCGATGGAACATGGACAAGCGCTATCTCGCCCAGCTCGAGGGCGTCGGCGTTCCCGTCGTGCCCACGAGCTACCACCACGAGATGTCCACCCTCGAAACCGCGCTGACGTCCCAGGCGGCCTCGACGCCGCACGTGGTCGTGAAGCCGACCGTCGGCGCGGGAGCACGGCACACGGGCCTGTTCGCCCGCCACTCCCCCGCCGCGCTCGAGCTCGGTCGCGCGATCCTCACCGAGGGCGGTGTCGTGATGCTGCAGCCCGAGGTGCCGGAGCTCTCCGAGGGCCGGGAGAAGGCGCTCTATGTGGTCGACGGTCAGGTCACCCACGCGATCGCGAAGGGAGCCCTGCTCCAGCGCGGCGGAGGCCTGCGCGGCGGCGCCTACCAGGAGAGCCCCGTGGTCCTCGAGGCCACCGCGCAGGAGCAGGCGTTCGCCGGGACGGTGCTGGCTGCGGTCGAAGAGGTGACCGGCCTGCCCCTGCCGCTGTACGGCCGGATCGACACCGTCGACTCCGCCCCGCACGGCCTGGTGCTGCTGGAGGCCGAGCTGTTCGAGCCCCTGTTCAACCTCCAGCTCGTCCCCGAGGTCACCGAGATCTTCGCCGACGCGATCCTCGCGCGGGGGTGA
- a CDS encoding sodium:solute symporter family protein: MPPAPTGETSQLGTIGVILLLLLFYGGTMWMSVAISRRKENADDYMTAGNKIGFGVSAASMTATWIWASSMYASVTAGYTYGVSGPIHYGLWGALMILFIYPFGKRIRKVAPKAHTLAEVMYARHGRSSQLMLAGSNVLGSVISLTSNFIAGGALIAMLSPMSFGNGIVIIAGGVLLYTLWSGFRASVLTDFAQVMAMLGAAVVIIPAVFFVVGGPSMFADGVAAGHVTPQQESFFSSEAFMNQGAPYIAAVLAYAIGNQTIAQRLFAVREDLIKPTFVTATIGYGATVIGIGMLGVMALYLGIEPMNGDINNLMPQMVGTYLPVGLIALAFIMIIGSLSSTADSDLSALSSIVMTDIYGQSVGRQKVDPKKMLLIGRLTMVVATAAALYFATAQFNILDLLVFVGALWGCLVFPVIASFYWKKVTNKAFTVSVIAALAVFLPVRFALIPLVGPWALFVELLAIVGVGVVLGIMSFGFFGLRPAVIIGAIATIAVLPFGFDYLRDYETLSGSLVAYSVSFLVCYLMSVRSKQDFDFSVIRRVTGDFDEEDESVGSIAGDPASDGSATDGPSPAAEGAGTTDR; this comes from the coding sequence GTGCCGCCCGCGCCCACAGGAGAGACCTCCCAGCTCGGAACCATCGGAGTGATCCTCCTTCTGCTGCTGTTCTACGGCGGCACGATGTGGATGTCCGTGGCGATCTCCCGCAGGAAGGAGAACGCCGACGACTACATGACCGCCGGCAACAAGATCGGCTTCGGCGTCTCCGCCGCCTCCATGACCGCCACCTGGATCTGGGCGTCCTCGATGTACGCCTCGGTGACCGCGGGCTACACCTACGGCGTCTCCGGCCCCATCCACTACGGGCTCTGGGGCGCGCTGATGATCCTGTTCATCTACCCCTTCGGCAAGCGGATCCGGAAGGTCGCACCCAAGGCGCACACCCTCGCCGAGGTCATGTACGCCCGGCACGGCCGCTCCTCGCAGCTGATGCTCGCCGGCTCCAACGTGCTCGGCTCGGTCATCTCGTTGACCTCCAACTTCATCGCTGGTGGCGCGCTGATCGCGATGCTCTCCCCGATGAGCTTCGGCAACGGCATCGTCATCATCGCCGGCGGCGTGCTGCTCTACACCCTGTGGTCCGGCTTCCGCGCCTCCGTGCTGACTGACTTCGCACAGGTCATGGCCATGCTCGGCGCGGCGGTCGTGATCATCCCGGCCGTCTTCTTCGTCGTCGGCGGTCCGTCGATGTTCGCCGACGGCGTCGCCGCCGGCCATGTCACCCCGCAGCAGGAGAGCTTCTTCTCCTCCGAGGCCTTCATGAACCAGGGCGCCCCTTACATCGCCGCGGTGCTCGCCTACGCGATCGGCAACCAGACCATCGCCCAGCGCCTGTTCGCGGTGCGCGAGGACCTCATCAAGCCCACCTTCGTCACCGCCACCATCGGCTACGGCGCGACCGTGATCGGCATCGGCATGCTCGGCGTGATGGCCCTGTACCTGGGCATCGAGCCCATGAACGGCGACATCAACAACCTGATGCCGCAGATGGTCGGCACCTACCTGCCCGTCGGCCTGATCGCATTGGCCTTCATCATGATCATCGGCTCGCTGTCCTCCACCGCCGACTCCGACCTGTCGGCGCTCAGCTCGATCGTGATGACCGACATCTACGGCCAGTCCGTCGGTCGCCAGAAGGTCGACCCCAAGAAGATGCTGCTGATCGGCCGCCTCACCATGGTCGTGGCGACCGCCGCGGCGCTGTACTTCGCCACCGCGCAGTTCAACATCCTGGATCTACTGGTGTTCGTCGGCGCCCTGTGGGGCTGCCTGGTCTTCCCGGTCATCGCCTCCTTCTACTGGAAGAAGGTCACCAACAAGGCGTTCACCGTCTCCGTGATCGCGGCGCTCGCCGTCTTCCTGCCGGTGCGCTTCGCGCTGATCCCTCTGGTCGGGCCCTGGGCGCTGTTCGTCGAGCTGCTCGCGATCGTCGGCGTCGGCGTGGTGCTGGGCATCATGTCCTTCGGCTTCTTCGGCCTGCGCCCGGCGGTGATCATCGGCGCGATCGCGACGATCGCCGTGCTGCCCTTCGGCTTCGACTACCTGCGCGACTACGAGACGCTGTCCGGCTCGCTGGTCGCCTACTCGGTCTCGTTCCTGGTCTGCTACCTGATGAGCGTCCGCTCGAAGCAGGACTTCGACTTCTCGGTGATCCGCAGGGTCACCGGCGACTTCGACGAGGAGGACGAGAGCGTCGGCTCCATCGCGGGCGATCCTGCCTCCGACGGCTCCGCGACGGACGGTCCGTCCCCGGCCGCCGAGGGCGCCGGCACCACCGACCGCTGA
- a CDS encoding putative transporter small subunit, with protein MTALLTAYVLMWPVLVFGILVTIAGGFLKDVKEARKAGRSVI; from the coding sequence ATGACTGCTCTGCTGACCGCCTACGTGCTCATGTGGCCGGTGCTCGTGTTCGGCATCCTGGTCACCATCGCCGGCGGCTTCCTGAAAGACGTCAAGGAAGCCCGCAAGGCGGGCCGCTCGGTCATCTGA
- a CDS encoding MarR family winged helix-turn-helix transcriptional regulator, translating to MGIADDAVEIRARGWRTLTALHSLIETRLERALQSEHAISVVEFSVMDALSRQDGWHMRMQQLAHAAALSNSATTRLVTRLEDRGYLTRILCQDDRRGIYTELTPDGWSLLERARPTHDEALQDALDEALETPELRPLAESLPALRASSAPG from the coding sequence ATGGGTATTGCGGACGACGCTGTCGAGATCCGGGCGCGCGGCTGGCGAACTCTCACGGCCCTGCACAGCCTGATCGAGACTCGGCTCGAGCGTGCCTTGCAGAGCGAGCACGCGATCTCCGTGGTGGAGTTCAGCGTGATGGACGCGCTGAGCAGGCAGGACGGCTGGCACATGCGGATGCAGCAGCTCGCCCACGCCGCCGCCCTTTCCAACAGTGCCACCACGCGGCTCGTCACCAGGCTCGAGGACCGGGGCTACCTCACGCGGATCCTCTGCCAGGACGATCGACGAGGCATCTACACGGAGCTCACGCCGGACGGATGGTCACTGCTCGAGCGCGCTCGACCCACGCACGACGAAGCACTGCAGGACGCACTCGACGAAGCACTCGAGACACCGGAGCTCCGCCCGCTCGCCGAGTCGCTCCCCGCACTGCGAGCGAGCAGCGCGCCGGGATGA
- a CDS encoding MFS transporter, with product MPVALFALALGGFGIGLTEFVIMGLLPEVAADFGVTETVAGYLISGYALSVAIGGIVLTTALGKIDRKRALLSLLLLFIVGNMLSALADTDALMMLGRIIAALCHGAFFGIGAVVAADLVAPHRRGQAISIMFAGLTIASVAGVPLGTFLGQAAGWRATFWAITVIGVIALIGIAVLVSATPAPERTGSVLGEFRIFRNTQVWLSILVTILGYGGMFGAFTYIAFTLTGVSGFSAGAVPWLLVLFGAGLFLGNLLGGRFADKYLFATLVTVLAVLAVVLAVFALAATSQVVTVIALVLMGGFGFATVPGLQMRIMNHASAGPSLASGANIAAFNLGNAFGAWVGGLTLAAGLGFTAPLWGGAAITLVGLAVYLVAGRLRGGEIAPRPASVSEPSLAL from the coding sequence ATGCCTGTAGCTCTCTTCGCCCTGGCCCTCGGCGGCTTCGGCATCGGGCTCACCGAGTTCGTCATCATGGGCTTGCTGCCCGAGGTCGCGGCTGATTTCGGCGTGACCGAGACGGTCGCCGGCTACCTGATCTCCGGCTATGCCCTGTCCGTCGCGATCGGCGGCATCGTGCTGACCACCGCACTCGGGAAGATCGATCGCAAGAGGGCTCTGCTGTCCCTGTTGCTGCTGTTCATCGTCGGGAACATGCTGTCGGCACTGGCCGATACGGACGCCCTGATGATGCTCGGCCGAATCATCGCTGCGCTCTGCCACGGTGCCTTCTTCGGCATCGGCGCGGTCGTCGCCGCCGACCTCGTCGCTCCCCATCGGCGCGGACAGGCGATCTCGATCATGTTCGCCGGGCTGACCATCGCCAGTGTCGCCGGCGTGCCGCTGGGCACCTTCCTGGGGCAGGCTGCCGGCTGGCGCGCGACCTTCTGGGCGATCACCGTGATCGGCGTGATCGCGCTGATCGGCATCGCGGTGCTCGTCTCGGCGACCCCCGCTCCCGAGCGCACCGGCAGCGTGCTGGGCGAGTTCCGCATCTTCCGCAACACCCAGGTGTGGCTGTCGATCCTGGTGACGATCCTCGGGTACGGCGGAATGTTCGGAGCCTTCACCTACATCGCCTTCACCCTCACCGGCGTGAGCGGCTTCAGCGCCGGCGCCGTGCCGTGGCTGCTCGTCCTCTTCGGCGCAGGTCTGTTCCTCGGGAACCTGCTGGGCGGCCGCTTCGCCGACAAGTACCTGTTCGCCACTCTCGTCACCGTCCTGGCGGTGCTCGCCGTGGTCCTGGCCGTGTTCGCGCTCGCTGCGACATCCCAGGTCGTCACGGTGATCGCGCTCGTCCTGATGGGTGGGTTCGGGTTCGCGACCGTGCCGGGACTGCAGATGCGCATCATGAACCACGCCTCGGCCGGGCCGAGCCTCGCCTCGGGCGCGAACATCGCAGCGTTCAACCTCGGCAACGCCTTCGGCGCCTGGGTCGGAGGCCTCACCCTCGCCGCCGGGCTCGGATTCACCGCCCCGCTGTGGGGCGGCGCCGCGATCACCCTGGTCGGACTCGCCGTCTACCTCGTGGCCGGGCGCCTGCGCGGCGGCGAGATCGCGCCGCGCCCTGCCAGCGTGAGCGAGCCGTCGCTCGCGCTCTGA
- a CDS encoding aldo/keto reductase: protein MSTNIPAITLNAGIQMPQLGFGVFQVPDDDAQGAVESALASGYRGIDTAAIYGNETGVGRALASADVAREDVFVTTKLWIEDHGREASRVALEASLERLGLDHVDLYLIHWPTPATDAYLDTWQGFEDLAAAGLTRAIGVSNFLPEHLERVVALGGTVPAVNQIELHPALQNRETVAANTRLGIATEAWSPLAQGAVLKDPAVLAAASTHDVSPAQIVLRWHLQHGNIVIPKSVTPERIAANLDVFGFELDDAEIAQLDALERNGRTGPHPAEFNG from the coding sequence ATGTCGACAAACATTCCCGCCATCACCCTCAACGCAGGCATCCAGATGCCCCAGCTCGGATTCGGCGTCTTCCAGGTCCCCGATGACGACGCCCAGGGCGCCGTCGAGAGCGCCCTGGCGAGCGGGTACCGCGGCATCGACACCGCAGCGATCTACGGCAACGAGACGGGGGTCGGGCGCGCGCTGGCATCCGCCGACGTAGCGCGCGAGGACGTCTTCGTCACCACGAAGCTCTGGATCGAGGACCACGGTCGAGAAGCCTCGCGAGTGGCGCTGGAAGCGAGCCTCGAGCGCCTCGGCCTGGATCATGTGGATCTCTACCTGATCCATTGGCCGACCCCCGCCACGGACGCCTACCTCGACACCTGGCAGGGATTCGAGGATCTCGCCGCCGCCGGCCTGACACGCGCCATCGGAGTCTCGAACTTCCTTCCGGAACACCTGGAGCGTGTGGTCGCCCTGGGCGGCACGGTGCCCGCCGTCAACCAGATCGAGCTGCACCCCGCCCTGCAGAACCGGGAGACGGTGGCCGCGAACACCCGGCTGGGAATCGCCACGGAGGCCTGGAGCCCTCTGGCGCAGGGCGCGGTGCTGAAGGATCCGGCTGTTCTCGCCGCGGCCTCGACGCATGATGTCTCACCCGCTCAGATCGTCCTCCGGTGGCACCTGCAGCACGGCAACATCGTGATCCCCAAGTCCGTGACGCCCGAGCGGATCGCCGCGAACCTCGATGTCTTCGGCTTCGAGCTCGATGATGCGGAGATCGCCCAGCTCGATGCACTGGAGAGGAACGGACGCACCGGCCCGCACCCTGCGGAGTTCAATGGCTGA
- a CDS encoding AraC family transcriptional regulator: MSIERIASDSGFGTSASLRQLFHRALGVSPQAYRNTFRGAEVTPNGAPRSPGTAA; the protein is encoded by the coding sequence ATGAGCATCGAGCGGATCGCCTCGGACTCAGGATTCGGGACGAGCGCTTCGCTGCGCCAGTTGTTCCACCGGGCCCTGGGGGTCTCTCCCCAGGCATATCGAAACACCTTCCGAGGGGCGGAGGTCACCCCGAACGGAGCACCAAGATCCCCCGGAACCGCAGCGTGA
- a CDS encoding Gfo/Idh/MocA family protein: protein MAQRRIGLVGYGDVSVVHVGAIEAIDGLELVGIADRDPAARGRAAAETGLPTYPTVEELIDALGPDCVHVTTPHDQHVGPSLAALERGVHVLQEKPLAHTLAEGSRLVDALGAVTAPRADGGAGAPKIGICFQNRYNRAGQELARLLASGQLGAVQGAWASVVWSRTGDYYAAKPWRGRWENAGGGLLINQAIHTLDLVQWLIGPVERTEGLVSQKKFASVTEVEDTADLVLHHASGVTTTFYATLTAPVARPVEFEVATENAYLEVRSGRGGGLTVRWADGRVDTYSDRVATAGGRAYWGVSHEELIRDFYASLDGPDPFWIGPGEAMASLEILKDAYANSGVGN from the coding sequence ATGGCCCAGCGACGTATCGGTCTGGTCGGCTACGGGGACGTGTCCGTCGTCCACGTCGGAGCGATCGAGGCGATCGACGGCCTCGAGCTCGTCGGCATCGCCGACCGCGATCCCGCAGCCCGGGGCCGGGCCGCTGCCGAGACCGGTCTGCCCACGTATCCCACCGTCGAGGAGCTCATCGACGCGCTGGGACCGGACTGCGTTCATGTGACCACCCCGCACGACCAGCACGTCGGCCCCTCGCTGGCGGCGCTCGAGCGCGGGGTGCACGTGCTCCAGGAGAAGCCGCTCGCCCATACCCTCGCCGAGGGCTCCCGCCTGGTGGACGCGCTCGGCGCGGTGACCGCACCGCGGGCCGACGGCGGTGCGGGCGCGCCGAAGATCGGCATCTGCTTCCAGAACCGCTACAACCGGGCCGGCCAGGAGCTGGCGCGCCTGCTCGCGAGCGGACAGCTCGGCGCGGTGCAGGGCGCGTGGGCCTCGGTGGTGTGGAGCCGCACCGGCGACTACTACGCGGCCAAGCCGTGGCGCGGCCGGTGGGAGAACGCCGGGGGTGGGCTGCTGATCAACCAGGCGATCCATACCCTGGACCTGGTGCAGTGGTTGATCGGTCCGGTCGAGCGCACCGAGGGGCTGGTCTCCCAGAAGAAGTTCGCCTCGGTCACCGAGGTGGAGGACACGGCGGATCTGGTGCTCCACCACGCCTCGGGAGTGACCACCACCTTCTACGCCACGCTCACGGCGCCGGTGGCGCGCCCGGTCGAGTTCGAGGTGGCCACCGAGAACGCCTACCTCGAGGTGCGGTCCGGGCGCGGCGGCGGGCTCACCGTGCGCTGGGCCGACGGCCGCGTGGACACCTACTCCGACCGGGTCGCGACCGCAGGGGGCCGGGCCTACTGGGGCGTCTCCCACGAGGAGCTGATCCGCGACTTCTACGCCTCCCTGGACGGCCCCGACCCGTTCTGGATCGGTCCCGGCGAGGCCATGGCCTCGCTCGAGATCCTCAAGGACGCCTACGCCAACAGCGGCGTCGGGAACTGA
- a CDS encoding aldo/keto reductase family oxidoreductase — protein sequence MKHLAMPHTDISAPNVVLGLMRIAEKSDDEIRTLVRTARDAGIDFLDHADIYGGSAHRCEERFAQALQLTPSERDQVTIQTKAGIVPEGPYFDYSYEHLIESVEGSLRALQTDRIDILLLHRPDALVEPEEVARAFDELHASGKVRHFGVSNHTPRQIDLLAKHLNQPIVANQLQLSITHSTFVAQGIAANMQGTDQAIVRDGGGILDYCRLHDITVQAWSPFQAKFFDGVFLGHPDYAELNAVIDRLAARYEVSPEAIATAWITRHPAQMQVVLGTTTPQRVTDSAAGSEIPLTRPEWYELFRAAGWIVP from the coding sequence ATGAAGCATCTCGCCATGCCGCACACCGATATCTCCGCGCCGAACGTCGTGCTCGGGCTGATGCGCATCGCCGAGAAGTCCGACGACGAGATCCGCACCCTGGTGCGCACCGCCAGGGACGCCGGTATCGACTTCCTCGACCACGCCGACATCTACGGCGGTTCCGCGCACCGCTGCGAGGAGCGCTTCGCCCAGGCCCTGCAGCTGACGCCCTCCGAGCGGGATCAGGTGACGATCCAGACCAAGGCCGGGATCGTCCCCGAGGGTCCGTACTTCGATTACTCCTACGAGCACCTCATCGAGTCCGTCGAGGGGTCGCTGAGAGCCCTGCAGACCGACCGCATCGACATCCTGCTGCTGCACCGGCCCGACGCGCTGGTCGAGCCCGAGGAGGTCGCCCGTGCCTTCGACGAGCTGCACGCGAGCGGCAAGGTGCGCCACTTCGGTGTTTCCAACCACACCCCGCGCCAGATCGACCTGCTGGCGAAACATCTGAATCAGCCGATCGTCGCCAACCAGCTGCAGCTGTCGATCACGCACTCCACCTTCGTCGCCCAGGGCATCGCGGCGAACATGCAGGGCACCGACCAGGCGATCGTCCGCGACGGCGGCGGGATCCTGGACTACTGCCGCCTCCACGACATCACGGTCCAGGCGTGGTCGCCGTTCCAGGCGAAGTTCTTCGACGGCGTGTTCCTGGGCCATCCGGACTATGCGGAGCTCAACGCCGTCATCGACCGCCTGGCCGCACGGTACGAGGTCTCCCCCGAGGCGATCGCGACGGCGTGGATCACCCGCCATCCGGCCCAGATGCAGGTGGTCCTCGGCACCACCACCCCGCAACGGGTGACCGATTCCGCCGCCGGCTCCGAGATCCCTCTGACCCGGCCCGAGTGGTACGAGCTGTTCCGCGCGGCCGGGTGGATCGTGCCCTGA
- a CDS encoding MFS transporter has translation MTTPYPSSHVPPVTPHRETAGARITLTLASLAMIGPFSIDTVFPAFTRIGAEFGSDTVALQQLVSAYLAAFAIMSIFHGPLSDALGRKKVMIGGLVIYLIGMLGSVLAPTLGSLILMRVLQGMSAGAATIVSRVVIRDMFSGTEAQRLMARVMMIFSVAPAIAPILGGWLLLLGDWRWVFTGVGLYGLMVLLAATRLPETLPREARTPLRVGALLGSLLHVGRSPVMLRVAAASAFGFASQFVFIAGASIVVVRLLGLGEQDFWVLFLPLILGMTSGAWLVGRAADVMDRARLISFGFVGTVLSTGLNLALVSIAPTFTGGLSWSLLLAVVGPMLIAFSVALLFAPIQLEVLDLFPHERGAAASLGTFFGLVLNALLAGVVAPLVTSSLQVLALTALGFAVVGTALWAWHLRAVRAPAESRVPVPS, from the coding sequence GTGACCACGCCCTACCCCTCCTCCCACGTCCCGCCCGTCACGCCGCACCGTGAGACGGCAGGAGCCCGGATCACGTTGACCCTCGCCTCGTTGGCGATGATCGGGCCGTTCAGCATCGACACCGTCTTCCCGGCCTTCACGCGCATCGGCGCGGAGTTCGGCAGCGATACGGTCGCCCTCCAGCAGCTGGTCTCCGCCTACCTCGCCGCCTTCGCGATCATGTCGATCTTCCACGGTCCCCTCTCGGACGCGCTGGGCCGCAAGAAGGTCATGATCGGCGGGCTGGTGATCTACCTGATCGGCATGCTCGGCAGCGTGCTCGCCCCCACGCTCGGCAGTCTGATCCTGATGCGCGTGCTGCAGGGGATGAGCGCCGGCGCGGCCACCATCGTCTCCCGCGTGGTCATCCGTGACATGTTCTCCGGGACCGAGGCCCAGCGCCTGATGGCCCGGGTGATGATGATCTTCTCGGTCGCTCCCGCGATCGCGCCGATCCTGGGCGGCTGGCTCCTGCTGCTGGGGGACTGGCGGTGGGTGTTCACGGGGGTGGGCCTGTACGGACTGATGGTGCTGCTGGCGGCCACCCGATTGCCGGAGACGCTGCCGCGCGAGGCCCGCACCCCCTTGCGCGTGGGAGCGCTGCTGGGGTCCCTGCTGCACGTGGGACGCTCCCCGGTGATGCTGCGGGTGGCTGCCGCCTCGGCCTTCGGCTTCGCCTCCCAGTTCGTGTTCATCGCCGGCGCGTCGATCGTGGTGGTGCGCCTGCTGGGCCTGGGGGAGCAGGACTTCTGGGTGCTGTTCCTGCCGTTGATCCTCGGCATGACCTCCGGCGCCTGGCTGGTGGGTCGCGCCGCGGACGTGATGGACCGCGCGCGCCTGATCAGCTTCGGCTTCGTCGGCACCGTGCTCTCGACCGGCCTGAACCTGGCGCTGGTCAGCATCGCGCCGACGTTCACCGGCGGACTCAGCTGGTCGCTGCTGCTGGCCGTGGTCGGGCCGATGCTGATCGCCTTCTCGGTGGCGCTGCTGTTCGCCCCGATCCAACTGGAGGTGCTGGACCTGTTCCCCCATGAGCGCGGTGCCGCCGCCTCGCTGGGCACCTTCTTCGGCCTCGTGCTCAACGCGCTGCTGGCCGGTGTGGTCGCTCCGCTGGTGACCTCGAGTCTTCAGGTCCTCGCTCTCACCGCACTCGGCTTCGCCGTGGTGGGCACGGCGCTGTGGGCCTGGCACCTGCGCGCCGTCCGTGCCCCGGCAGAGAGCCGCGTTCCTGTCCCGAGCTGA
- a CDS encoding DUF2871 domain-containing protein: protein MTRLLNTAFAYILLGLASGLFYREFVKATDNVGTHTQLNTLHTHLLVLGMVMFLLILALDAIFSLTGRRSFTVFFWTYNVGLVVTVAMQAVRGILTLDGQDPTTTSAAIPGIAGLGHMLLAVGLIALFLALRGGIKDRLTAGEKDAVTV from the coding sequence ATGACACGACTGCTGAACACCGCCTTCGCCTACATCCTCCTCGGACTCGCCTCCGGACTCTTCTATCGGGAGTTCGTCAAAGCCACCGACAACGTCGGGACGCACACCCAGCTGAACACCCTCCACACCCATCTGCTCGTCCTCGGCATGGTCATGTTCCTGCTGATCCTGGCGCTGGACGCGATCTTCTCCCTGACCGGTCGGCGCTCCTTCACGGTCTTCTTCTGGACCTACAACGTGGGTCTCGTGGTCACCGTGGCGATGCAGGCCGTGCGCGGCATCCTCACCCTCGACGGCCAGGACCCGACGACCACCAGCGCCGCCATCCCCGGCATCGCAGGGCTCGGCCACATGCTCCTTGCCGTCGGGCTGATCGCCCTGTTCCTCGCCCTGCGCGGCGGGATCAAGGACCGCCTCACCGCCGGCGAGAAGGACGCCGTCACCGTCTGA
- the glpX gene encoding class II fructose-bisphosphatase has translation MTTPSSTSTPSDPSTAPDRNLALELVRVTEAAAIAGARWVGAGDKNTADGAAVDAMRSFMDTVRMDGTVVIGEGEKDEAPMLFNGESVGDGSGPHVDVAVDPIDGTRLTALGYNNALSVFAVAEKGSMYDPSAVFYMEKMVVGAEAAEFVDLRLPVAQNIALVAKAKGKPISQVTVCVLERPRHEPLVAEIREAGARVKFIMDGDVAGAIAAARGAGVDMLLGTGGTPEGIIAACAVKATGGMIQGRLAPIDDAERQKALDAGHDLDRVLTTSDLVTSDNCYFTATGITDGDLVRGVRYEGGRIITESIVMRSTSGTVRLIEAEHRPEKWARWIAE, from the coding sequence ATGACCACTCCTTCCAGCACCTCGACTCCTTCCGACCCCTCGACCGCTCCCGACCGCAACCTCGCCCTCGAACTGGTGCGCGTCACCGAGGCGGCCGCCATCGCCGGGGCCCGCTGGGTCGGAGCCGGGGACAAGAACACGGCCGACGGCGCCGCGGTCGACGCCATGCGCTCCTTCATGGATACCGTGCGGATGGACGGCACCGTCGTCATCGGCGAGGGGGAGAAGGACGAGGCGCCGATGCTGTTCAACGGCGAGAGCGTCGGCGACGGCTCCGGCCCCCACGTCGACGTGGCCGTCGACCCCATCGACGGCACCCGGCTGACCGCGCTCGGGTACAACAACGCCCTGTCGGTCTTCGCCGTCGCCGAGAAGGGCAGCATGTACGACCCCTCGGCCGTGTTCTACATGGAGAAGATGGTGGTGGGGGCCGAGGCCGCCGAGTTCGTCGACCTGCGCCTGCCGGTCGCTCAGAACATCGCCCTGGTCGCGAAGGCCAAGGGCAAGCCCATCAGCCAGGTCACCGTGTGCGTGCTGGAGCGTCCGCGCCACGAGCCGTTGGTGGCGGAGATCCGGGAGGCCGGTGCGCGGGTCAAGTTCATCATGGACGGAGACGTCGCCGGGGCGATCGCGGCGGCCCGCGGGGCCGGCGTGGACATGCTGCTGGGCACCGGCGGCACCCCGGAGGGCATCATCGCCGCCTGCGCGGTGAAGGCGACCGGCGGGATGATCCAGGGGCGCCTCGCCCCGATCGACGACGCGGAGCGGCAGAAGGCGCTCGACGCCGGCCACGATCTGGATCGGGTGCTGACCACCTCCGATCTGGTCACCTCGGACAACTGCTACTTCACCGCCACCGGAATCACCGACGGGGACCTCGTGCGCGGGGTGCGCTACGAGGGCGGTCGCATCATCACCGAGTCGATCGTCATGCGCTCCACCTCGGGCACCGTGCGCCTCATCGAGGCCGAGCACCGACCGGAGAAGTGGGCGCGCTGGATCGCCGAGTGA